A genomic stretch from Actinomycetota bacterium includes:
- the tatC gene encoding twin-arginine translocase subunit TatC, with protein MSKDQPRPVLEHLDELRWRLVKSAIALTIGAIVAFLFREQLFDVLAKPYRLALPGQELNQFQVTEGFSIAMRLSLFGGAFLASPVLFYQLWAFVNPALTKKEKKWTIPIVTALVVLFTGGAAFGYYILPRGLVFLLGIQPGLTSVIGASDYFGLTLRFLLVFGVAFEFPVFLFAAAAVGLISSTQLKKGRRWAVLIIVVVGAVVTPTGDPLTLTALSVPLYVLYEMTIWLVKLALHK; from the coding sequence ATGAGTAAAGACCAACCACGCCCCGTTCTGGAGCACCTCGACGAACTGCGGTGGCGTCTCGTCAAGAGTGCGATCGCGTTGACCATCGGCGCCATCGTGGCGTTCTTGTTTCGGGAGCAACTCTTCGATGTCCTTGCCAAGCCCTACCGGCTCGCACTCCCGGGACAGGAACTCAACCAGTTCCAGGTGACGGAGGGCTTCTCGATCGCAATGCGGCTCTCTCTCTTTGGCGGGGCCTTCCTTGCCAGCCCCGTCCTCTTCTACCAGTTGTGGGCATTCGTGAACCCTGCGCTCACGAAGAAAGAGAAGAAGTGGACAATCCCGATCGTGACCGCTCTCGTGGTGCTGTTCACCGGCGGCGCCGCGTTTGGTTACTACATCCTCCCCAGAGGACTCGTGTTCCTTCTCGGCATCCAGCCGGGACTCACGTCGGTGATCGGGGCTTCGGACTATTTCGGTCTCACACTTCGATTCCTCCTCGTGTTCGGCGTCGCATTCGAGTTTCCCGTGTTCCTGTTCGCCGCCGCGGCCGTTGGCCTGATCAGCTCCACTCAGCTCAAGAAGGGCCGTCGATGGGCGGTGCTCATCATCGTCGTCGTGGGCGCCGTCGTGACCCCGACGGGCGACCCCCTGACACTGACCGCTCTTTCGGTGCCCCTCTACGTGTTGTATGAAATGACGATCTGGCTGGTGAAGCTGGCGCTGCATAAATGA
- a CDS encoding polyprenol monophosphomannose synthase: MPADPAQVTVVLPTFNERENLGPIVRAVTRYGYRVLVVDDASPDGTGDLADDLAKEIPTVDVVHRTHKAGLGSAYAAGFRHAFSDGARIICEMDADFSHDPAALPSLVNAVELGADLAIGSRYIEGGAIPDWPLYRRLLSKGGNWYARRMLALPVADATAGFRAYRTRALISLEAETCLASGYAFQVEMTLRAVDQGLRIVEVPITFRDRREGTSKMGAVIVAEAMWLVTKWGIRSRIGDK, encoded by the coding sequence GTGCCGGCTGACCCCGCACAGGTAACGGTCGTCCTTCCGACGTTCAACGAACGCGAGAACCTCGGACCGATCGTCAGGGCAGTGACGCGATATGGGTATCGCGTCCTGGTCGTCGATGATGCCTCACCCGACGGCACCGGGGATCTGGCGGACGATCTCGCAAAGGAGATCCCCACAGTCGACGTTGTCCACCGTACGCACAAGGCGGGGCTCGGCTCTGCGTATGCTGCCGGGTTTCGGCACGCGTTCTCCGATGGTGCCCGCATCATCTGCGAGATGGATGCCGACTTCTCACACGACCCGGCCGCGCTTCCCTCGCTCGTGAACGCGGTGGAGCTTGGAGCGGACCTCGCAATCGGCAGCAGGTACATAGAAGGGGGGGCCATTCCTGATTGGCCCCTGTATCGGCGCTTGCTGTCCAAGGGCGGGAATTGGTATGCAAGACGCATGCTCGCCCTGCCCGTCGCCGATGCCACGGCGGGATTCCGCGCCTACCGGACCCGGGCACTGATCAGCCTGGAAGCCGAGACCTGTCTGGCTTCCGGATACGCCTTCCAGGTAGAGATGACGCTGCGAGCCGTGGACCAAGGTCTCCGAATCGTGGAGGTGCCGATCACTTTCAGAGACCGTCGGGAGGGGACGTCGAAGATGGGAGCCGTTATCGTCGCCGAGGCCATGTGGCTCGTCACAAAATGGGGCATTCGGAGCAGGATTGGAGACAAATGA
- a CDS encoding DEAD/DEAH box helicase, with amino-acid sequence MIGFDLDFEPDAFQLEAADRIRSGASVVVTAPTGSGKTLVAEVAIREALSRGKKAFYTTPLKALSNQKFNDLRKQFPHVGLLTGDNTINGDAPLVVMTTEVIRNMIYAGSEALDGLEVVILDEVHYLQDRFRGQVWEEIIVHAPAKTQLVCLSATLSNADEFTAWVRSRRGRTSLIQAERRPVPLVNLYAVKDRWSDEVFMDEMLREHRANKSIESRIGGKKARRYGTPRRTEIVSALAGKSMLPAIYFIFSRAGCNDAARRLVSSGARFTDAPARDSIRRVAEEKTAHLDSGDLAVLEYEAWLTGLQAGIAPHHAGMVPAFKETVEELFARGLIKVVFATETLSLGINMPARTVVLESLSRFTGETHELLRAGDYTQLTGRAGRRGIDEVGYGVVLHSRFVPFAQVAKLAATGSHSLQSSFRPTYNMAVNLVANYSRERAEKLLNASFGQFQASKAIRKKVRSLQRREAELESLWDAASCDRGDVAEYRELLNASTTRASSPTDGLRRGQVIEVVSGGKAGRYVVVKRRQGERVELVVISTRGKVVRLHPKDMGPETVSLGSMVLTRSQGIGDPKFRAEIARQLRAFRGPPELLGNAEPGPEHPVGACPDRDEHLRALERALRLEQQNRRLAKELDQAQGGLVREFEQILDLLEARGYVAGWTLTPHGERLRAIYSELALLISEALQRRLFEGLDPAEMAALISMAVYEPRNDEGGTEAWPTEALRVRGARLEAAWEELAKDERVRGLPQTRRPDAGFASLAYRWTLGEDLSEVLGVWDAGDFVRTSRQLLDVMRQVREAAPHLAGPLGTAIRGIDRGVVAAVR; translated from the coding sequence ATGATCGGGTTCGACCTCGATTTCGAACCGGACGCGTTCCAGCTCGAGGCTGCAGATCGAATCCGGTCCGGAGCGTCCGTCGTCGTGACCGCCCCCACGGGATCGGGCAAGACACTCGTTGCCGAGGTCGCGATTCGAGAGGCTCTGTCCCGAGGAAAGAAGGCCTTTTACACGACACCGCTCAAAGCACTGTCCAACCAGAAATTCAACGACTTACGAAAGCAGTTTCCACATGTGGGGCTGCTGACCGGAGACAACACGATCAATGGTGACGCGCCGCTGGTGGTGATGACGACCGAGGTCATTCGGAACATGATCTATGCGGGCTCTGAAGCACTTGACGGTCTCGAAGTCGTGATTCTGGACGAGGTTCACTATCTCCAAGACCGGTTTCGTGGACAAGTGTGGGAGGAGATCATCGTCCACGCTCCGGCGAAGACTCAGCTCGTATGCCTCTCCGCGACCTTGTCCAACGCCGACGAGTTCACGGCATGGGTCCGCAGCAGACGGGGGAGAACGAGTCTCATACAGGCCGAGCGGCGTCCGGTCCCGCTGGTCAATCTCTATGCAGTGAAAGATCGATGGAGTGACGAAGTCTTCATGGACGAAATGCTCAGAGAGCACAGAGCCAACAAATCCATCGAGTCACGCATAGGCGGGAAGAAGGCCCGTCGCTACGGAACCCCGCGGCGAACCGAGATCGTGTCGGCCTTGGCCGGCAAGAGCATGCTCCCCGCCATCTATTTCATCTTCTCGAGAGCAGGTTGCAACGATGCTGCCAGGAGACTCGTCTCGTCCGGCGCAAGGTTCACCGACGCGCCGGCACGTGACAGCATTCGCCGAGTCGCCGAAGAGAAGACAGCCCATCTCGATTCCGGTGATCTCGCCGTTCTCGAATACGAGGCATGGTTGACGGGCCTGCAGGCGGGGATCGCTCCTCACCACGCAGGGATGGTGCCGGCGTTCAAAGAAACTGTCGAAGAGCTTTTCGCCCGAGGCCTGATCAAGGTCGTCTTCGCCACCGAGACGCTCTCCCTTGGCATCAACATGCCCGCGCGCACCGTCGTTCTCGAGAGTCTCAGTCGCTTCACCGGAGAAACCCACGAACTGCTCAGGGCCGGCGACTACACACAGCTGACCGGCAGGGCGGGACGACGCGGGATCGACGAAGTTGGATACGGCGTGGTACTGCACTCGCGATTCGTCCCCTTTGCACAGGTCGCCAAACTCGCCGCCACCGGGTCACATTCACTCCAATCGAGTTTCCGACCCACCTACAACATGGCAGTGAACTTGGTCGCCAACTACTCGCGGGAGCGGGCAGAGAAGCTGTTGAACGCATCATTCGGCCAGTTTCAGGCGTCGAAAGCGATACGCAAGAAAGTGCGGTCACTCCAGCGTCGAGAAGCCGAGCTCGAGTCATTGTGGGACGCAGCGTCGTGCGACCGGGGAGACGTGGCTGAATACCGGGAGCTTCTCAACGCTTCTACGACGCGAGCATCGTCTCCCACGGACGGACTGCGTCGCGGGCAAGTGATCGAGGTCGTCTCAGGAGGCAAGGCCGGTCGATACGTGGTCGTGAAACGCCGGCAGGGTGAGAGAGTCGAACTCGTCGTGATCTCGACACGAGGCAAAGTGGTTCGACTGCATCCCAAGGACATGGGACCCGAGACCGTGTCACTGGGCTCCATGGTCCTGACGAGATCCCAGGGAATCGGGGACCCGAAGTTCCGAGCGGAGATTGCACGACAACTTCGAGCATTTCGAGGTCCCCCCGAGCTGCTGGGAAACGCAGAGCCAGGACCGGAACACCCGGTCGGTGCATGTCCGGACAGGGATGAACATCTGCGAGCCCTCGAACGGGCGCTGCGTTTGGAACAACAGAATCGCCGGCTCGCCAAAGAACTCGACCAGGCGCAGGGAGGTCTGGTCCGGGAATTCGAACAGATACTCGACCTGCTCGAGGCTCGTGGCTACGTGGCCGGCTGGACCCTGACGCCGCACGGTGAACGGCTGCGGGCGATCTACAGCGAACTCGCTCTACTCATCTCCGAAGCACTCCAAAGGAGACTTTTCGAGGGCCTCGATCCCGCCGAAATGGCCGCATTGATCTCGATGGCGGTTTACGAGCCACGAAACGATGAAGGTGGCACCGAAGCCTGGCCAACCGAGGCGCTTCGTGTGAGAGGCGCCCGGCTGGAGGCAGCCTGGGAAGAACTCGCCAAGGACGAACGGGTCAGAGGGCTTCCGCAGACCCGTCGGCCAGATGCCGGGTTCGCTTCGCTTGCCTACCGCTGGACACTGGGAGAGGACCTGAGTGAGGTACTCGGCGTGTGGGACGCAGGCGATTTCGTTCGAACCTCCAGGCAGCTTCTGGACGTGATGCGACAGGTGCGCGAGGCGGCTCCGCATCTCGCAGGCCCGTTGGGAACGGCAATTCGAGGTATCGATCGCGGCGTTGTTGCGGCAGTTCGGTGA
- a CDS encoding DUF4193 family protein, whose product MVEVLDDDLDTVEPAEGFGDAGLDSSDEDNGDEKAAEEAAEALEELEAEELELLEDEAAETLLVDEAAELRAIRRAELTLDADAEEIRGDEFVCSSCFLVKRISQLADKRKLICRDCAG is encoded by the coding sequence ATCGTCGAGGTCCTCGATGATGATCTCGACACCGTCGAGCCGGCTGAAGGTTTCGGAGACGCAGGTCTCGATTCGAGCGATGAGGACAACGGGGACGAGAAGGCGGCAGAAGAGGCCGCAGAGGCCCTGGAAGAGCTCGAAGCAGAGGAACTGGAGCTGCTCGAAGACGAGGCAGCGGAGACGCTGCTCGTCGACGAGGCCGCCGAACTTCGCGCAATCCGACGCGCAGAACTCACCCTTGATGCGGATGCGGAGGAGATACGCGGAGACGAGTTCGTTTGCTCTTCCTGCTTCCTCGTCAAGCGGATCAGTCAGCTTGCAGACAAGCGGAAACTGATCTGCAGAGACTGTGCCGGCTGA
- a CDS encoding GNAT family N-acetyltransferase has translation MTDGAVGARCGNAEDLLDLAWSYRHLEQEMVSVPPIGARTNGLSAPERAVGERSVPIDSLLTEHHARGIGVGKGVLDTALGDLWNRGTPRFDIAVLPGRRESKNFFEAQGFKARSIVTHHEDL, from the coding sequence ATGACCGATGGGGCGGTCGGTGCTCGCTGCGGCAACGCCGAAGATCTCCTTGATCTGGCGTGGTCGTATCGTCACCTCGAGCAGGAGATGGTGAGCGTGCCTCCGATTGGCGCACGTACGAACGGCCTTTCTGCACCGGAGAGAGCCGTAGGTGAGCGATCGGTGCCCATCGACTCGCTTTTGACCGAACACCATGCCAGAGGAATCGGTGTGGGAAAAGGCGTGCTGGACACCGCCCTCGGAGATCTGTGGAACCGTGGGACACCCAGATTCGACATCGCAGTGCTGCCCGGCCGCCGTGAAAGCAAGAACTTCTTCGAAGCGCAGGGGTTCAAAGCCCGATCGATCGTTACGCACCATGAAGACCTCTGA
- a CDS encoding NUDIX hydrolase, whose amino-acid sequence MKTSDRAPIPGVGVVIVRDGELLLIRRGRGANKGLWAVPGGKVEYGETREAAAVREAREETGLEIAVGDVVWVGDAIGPGDPPAWHFTLVDYAASVIGGTLHAGDDAAEIEWVALEDVLERPVTPTMVDLMKLLLGSGKSRPFRKT is encoded by the coding sequence ATGAAGACCTCTGATAGAGCGCCGATTCCGGGCGTCGGTGTCGTCATCGTGCGCGATGGAGAACTACTGCTGATCCGGAGAGGCCGCGGAGCGAACAAAGGGCTCTGGGCGGTACCCGGTGGCAAGGTCGAGTATGGGGAGACCCGCGAGGCCGCCGCCGTGCGTGAGGCACGAGAGGAGACAGGTCTCGAGATCGCCGTTGGAGACGTTGTATGGGTGGGTGATGCGATCGGTCCCGGCGATCCGCCCGCTTGGCACTTCACCCTGGTCGATTATGCCGCAAGCGTTATCGGCGGGACACTGCACGCAGGTGATGACGCGGCCGAGATCGAGTGGGTTGCGTTGGAGGACGTGCTCGAGCGACCGGTTACGCCGACCATGGTCGACCTGATGAAACTCCTGCTCGGCTCGGGAAAGTCCCGCCCGTTCAGAAAGACCTGA